CAATAGAAAACATCTATTAAAGAACAagaattaagagattaaaaagcATTTCCCTGTATCAACCAAACggtctctatctctttctcccACCACGATCCCTCGCAGACAATGTTAGGAGTTCTCCTGCTCCGACATTGTAATGTGCAAGCGACATGTTGTCTTTTAAGAACCCAGCTTTTCCACTTAACTTCTGTTTGTTTGCAGGAATATCTATCTCCCCAGCTATTTTCACCTTCAA
This sequence is a window from Camelina sativa cultivar DH55 unplaced genomic scaffold, Cs unpScaffold12970, whole genome shotgun sequence. Protein-coding genes within it:
- the LOC109132020 gene encoding probable splicing factor 3A subunit 1 — its product is FQGSATIRVSVPKRDDESKVIEISVQSLSENVGSLKVKIAGEIDIPANKQKLSGKAGFLKDNMSLAHYNVGAGELLTLSARDRGGRKR